In Nyctibius grandis isolate bNycGra1 chromosome 28, bNycGra1.pri, whole genome shotgun sequence, a single genomic region encodes these proteins:
- the LOC137674394 gene encoding P2Y purinoceptor 1-like, producing the protein MATEAPTLRASNGSGALCPVDAAFAQHFLPAVYLAVIPLGLVGNGLGLWHLCTGPRHGGRPPLSLLVGNLGLADLLYVSTLPFLVSYYLRGRVWLFGHGWCRVTRGLFHLNLYASIGFLTCISVHRYLGIVHPLKTRGRCQGATSSVWLSATVWVWVVAQVAPDFAFSKMEGWGMRCHDTTGHENLGVYLPYTVAVTVTGFVIPFLIIIGCYCHVVVVLCRNDTVDPSLRRRSIRLVILVMVLFSICFLPYHIFRNLNLLSRGWQLQGSCTQALKNIYVSYQVTRGLASFNSALNPLLYVMTSEDCMSRMRSIRQRASQSLGRNTSCQVDEKKKSIILCEEEASEEL; encoded by the coding sequence ATGGCCACGGAGGCTCCCACACTGCGGGCCAGCAATGGCAGCGGAGCCCTGTGCCCCGTGGACGCCGCCTTCGCCCAGCACTTCTTGCCTGCCGTGTACCTGGCGGTGATCcccctggggctggtggggaatgggCTGGGGCTGTGGCACCTCTGCACCGGGCCCCGGCACGGCGGCCGCCctcccctcagcctgctggtGGGCAACCTGGGCCTCGCCGACCTGCTGTACGTCAGCACGCTGCCCTTCCTCGTCAGCTACTACCTGCGGGGCAGAGTGTGGCTCTTCGGGCACGGCTGGTGCCGGGTCACCCGGGGCCTCTTCCACCTCAACCTGTACGCCAGCATCGGCTTCCTCACCTGCATCAGCGTCCACCGCTACCTGGGCATCGTGCACCCGCTGAAGACGCGGGGCAGGTGCCAAGGGGCAACCTCTTCAGTGTGGCTCAGCGCGACGGTCTGGGTGTGGGTCGTCGCGCAGGTAGCTCCCGATTTCGCCTTTAGCAAGATGGAAGGCTGGGGGATGCGGTGCCATGACACGACGGGGCATGAGAACCTGGGTGTTTACTTACCGTACACCGTGGCCGTCACCGTGACTGGGTTTGTCATCCCCTTCCTCATCATCATCGGGTGTTACTGCCACGTGGTGGTGGTGCTCTGCAGGAACGACACTGTGGACCCCAGCCTCAGGAGAAGAAGCATCAGACTGGTGATTCTCGTGATGGTCCTCTTCTCCATCTGCTTCCTCCCCTACCACATCTTCAGAAACCTCAACTTGTTGTCACGAGGCTGGCAGCTGCAAGGGTCCTGCACGCAGGCTTTAAAGAACATCTACGTTTCCTACCAGGTGACTCGGGGCCTGGCCAGCTTCAACAGCGCCCTCAACCCCCTGCTCTACGTGATGACCAGCGAAGACTGCATGTCACGCATGAGGAGCATCCGCCAAAGAGCCAGCCAGTCCCTGGGGAGGAACACTTCTTGCCAGGTggatgagaaaaagaagagcatCATTCTTTGTGAGGAGGAGGCTTCTGAGGAGCTCTGA